The segment AAGAGTCTGTGTAAATCTAACGGTAATTTttactgaaaaatatttatgttttttttttatttttgaaacagTGCATTGCATCATGTGCTGgtaatattacaataatttattcaggACAAAAGACTTATTGTCAAAGTAGCTTTggaatttaaaacaaacaaaattgtcGTTTGGCCGGTTGTGTTAcatagagaaaataaatataaaaattgtaagtaATGAAATCAACACAATACATCAAGTCTCAATACAGAATAGAGAAAGTAAATAATAGATTGACTTTGATAAATACACACGTGAATTTGTGATGTCCATTTTTGTCGCGTtgtaaactaaaaaatacatataaaaacttgttcaattaatcaacaaaaacattATCAACCAAGAAAatcaaaacttgaaaaatattataaataattacatttattttcaaatatatatatatttttaaacaaagcaACAAAATACCTtatgaaaaaaacttttaaagtattctgtttttaaaaatcacattgaaaaaaaaaatatatatatatttttttactacgaaattcaaataatttttacttccactgaatttaatttttttttgaaatataaaattatactgCAATTAAATAAGTTCttagtataaatttatatatgatgaaaaaattaatgggactgaatttttaaaacatggtAATGGTAGCTTCAAACGGGGCAattcaaatgacaaaaataaaaattaataaaaaaaaaaaaagaaatattttaaaattatttgcattttAATTTGCATATTAAAATGTAGCTCGTCGATTCAATGGACCCTCGGGCAGTGAAATATGATAACATATAGAATTTCTACGTGAGTTACAGACCACAAGGTAACTTGACGGCCATGAAATTTTTCACGCATGCCGATCTTGAAATATGcacaatatagaaaaaatgaataaaaaaaaaaaaaaatttatcatgcaTGAAAAGGTTTGTacacattaattttaaatgtactaataatattcatatatatatttttaatcgaaaaaatacATGCTTGATtcgtattttaataaaaaaaaaaaaagattacttACTTAATCATCAGTTATGGATGtagtttgattttattttttccgcaacaaatatttttcagaAGCTTTTATTGTTCATCATTACCACCTTGAACGTCATTAATAAGTTCTGTACATGGATATTTCAACATCGTCAATCTCACTTTGGACACTTGTTGTATAATGTAATAAACACAGATACACGTATATAAACTGCATAccgatatttataaaacataaaCTGCCCCTCAATcatctttcattatttttcaaattcttgtATTCCATGAACTTGGTATAATTTATCTCAAGTTCAACAGTATTCATTTTATTGCTACCAAGTAATTGATTCCATTGTGTGGCTAGTTTGATTTTCCATTACCTTCTTCAACCATCAAACGACTTACCTGATATCTAATTTCAGATAGGGCACGTGGTATGGAACAGCCCACAACTAGAAACAGATTGaatcaaattataaacaaaacaatgagaagaagaaaaaaaaaaagaaatgaaataaagCCAATCATTAAGTAGTAGTAGTAggaagtaaaagaaaaaaaaaataatttaatagagATATTGATTTTTGATAGTTGTATGTTATACCGTAGTCAATGTCCTTGGATCCATCAGAAAATCCGATTAGTTTCGAGACAACTTTTAATACTCCTGCATAAATCAAATTCGTcgtgttaattaaaattttatttattcaatgagCCAATGTATCCAACATCTAAATAAGGCaatgattcaaaaaatttcttgtcAAGTTGTAAgacaatatatatcaaaaacatttttttcttttatatatacatatatatttaatcatgattttttataactagaaatttacataaacatacaaattttacaatttaacaattacaATGATACAACAAGTTACCTTTTTGTTGgtgatgttttttattttttttttttttaattcttcaagtTCAATAACATTTGTCCCTTCTGGCGTTATTCACCTTTCACGATCATTCAAGAAAGGAAAGAGCAAAATTGGAGATGAcagaaaagaaataataataaataaaaaaataaaaaaaaaatagtcaaagaGAATAAGGGGAATCTATCCAAGCACGTGAATGAACTGTACGCAATTTACCTTCTCAGGTTGGGGCAAATAAAATACCATACCAAGTACATGTGTCGTAATCATATGTCGAAGTTGGATCTTTTGCATCACGCAACGCGTAAACTCGCAGGGTCaacgtttctttttttttttttttttgtataaatagtGTACTTCTATTTGAACGATGGTATAGGAAAACAGGTAAACGCATTAAATCGTGacgatttaattgattaatcgCTTTTCCGTGTATGCAGAACAACCAATCCTGTGGTATAACATGCAATCCTTTCCGGTAACCTTGACCTCAGTAAATCCAgtaattttttacctttttaaatatttcaaatcaagtattttttttcccctttaTATTTCAACAAACTGTGTTGTAGAttccttcttcttcttcagtACTGTTTGATATATCAGAAATTTCTGAATTTAACGTAAGTTTAACATATCCTCgatctttttcatttgttcCAATTTTAGGTGGTGGTGATTTAGCTTCTTGTGTATTACGATTTCTACTGGATCGATGATCTCTCGTTGGTTCACATATTTCCGTATAAATATCTTCAAATTTTAATGGTGGTGTTGATGGAAGTGGTGTTAAACTGTCTCTAACTTTTGAATATGGTGGATCTAAATCAGCTCGTGTTTGTTGTATTTCCAAGACACTTGTTGATACTGATCTTTGTACTTGTTGTCGTGATAATAAACCAGATCCACAAATACCACTTGGTACTAAACAATTTGCATCTGATTCAAGACTTGCATAACGTTCTTGTGATCTCATACCAATTTCAGGTCTTACTGCAAATGTAAATGATGCTGATTTTTTAGCTGGATTTCTACTACGACCACCATGTGCTATTCTTGTTATTCTTTCAAGAAAACTTGGATTTGTTGGTGCATTATTTCGTGAATGACTTCTATCTcgtattgttgtttttttaatatgttctATACCATCTTTTAAACTTTGTAATATAGGCTTTGTTTCtggttttgattttatttctttcagatgtaattcttttaattgtatatttgttGATGGTGGTTTTGGTGGTGCTACTCGTGGCTCAGTTGCTCGTTGATCTAACGCTCTTCTGAAATTTTCaacatgacaaaaaaaaagaaactatataactatttatttttattgtgaataaaagtatttaaaatttttattattttttctgtcaCAATAATCTATAGGATATATAGATTATTAGTGTTGAAATTGTCATTTAGTGTAGATTAATGTGATACACTGTAGAAATGTTGTTCTTCAAGACAACATATTTcttcataatataaatatatgtttgtGTGAGTgagtgtatatttaaaatatatagtatGATGAATGTGAATGTAATTGACAAACCTGCAAGCTGAGAGTAATCGTTGCATTTTTGGTGAGGCAAGCAATCGAGACTCGGATGGACAGCCAAGTCGTGCTCGTTTAACTCTGGGTGCGCCTGGACCAGTTGCAACAAGCTCCAATAATTCTGGTACTGTTGTACCTGGTAATGGTCGTTCAGGTATAAGTGGTACTGCACAACCAAGTACTATGGGACCCCTTGTCGCGCCCTCAAATTGCATCAATCCAGTATAATCACGTGGCAGTGGTATCGGCAGGGGTCCCGCTACTAATCTTacctaaataaataagaatttgtttatactttataaattgttattaaaatgttttgtattcaatcagttttttttttcttttattattttttttgataacttatgaatttttagtaataataCATACTCTGAGTGGTAAATCTCTTCTAGCAAGTTGATGAACACGATAAAGTACAGCATCACTTCCAGTATCAAGACTTCCACTTTGACATGTTGCATAAAATTCACCACGAGATGAAAGAGGAGCAAATAATTCATGTCCCTGTGAATCTAAACATTGTGCATATTGATCACGTTCTGATGatcttgaactttttttttctgatgatCCTGTTGTTACACTTGTTACACTACTTGATACTGGTGATCTTCTTGTATCTTGAAAAACAGCTGCTAATCTCAGTACTTCACCAGCTCGTACAGTTGTTTTTGTATAATGTGCCCGTAAATTACCATTTTCTGAAATCAAATAATCGttactttaatttattcaattattcattcattcatttattttttttttttcaacaaaagatgtatgagttttttttttttttctatttttatttttataataaacattgctatttttataatgCTTGATGTTTAATGCATGTGTGTGCCCAATGACGTTAGACAGAGGAATAGATCTGACGAAAAGATAGTTCTTCACGTGAACAAATAAATCCCACACGGTGTTGGtcataatcataattattatgtaaaatggTATATAACACATTTGTTTAACGTGTTGGAAAATAAAGAATCTTATGGCTTTCACCCATAAAAGCATTATATTTCATGCGTGTAGACAAAACTATTACTTCGACATcattcaatctttttttttttcactaatcattttacttgaaaaaaaaataaaattcgtttatcaaaataaataaatgaataattagactaatttatttatcaacggTCAAGAagatataggtatatttatcAGCTCaagtataaacaaaataactgTGACATAAATATTGCCCTCACGGtcaagacaaaaatttctgaaatgtttaaaaaaaattgttgaagaaTTAACTCAGCGAGGTCGCTCAAAGACCTCGCActgactttatttattttattttttttgcatgaacTGCATAAAATCCTGAATTGTGGTTTGTGGTACGTCACGGTGCGTGCTAATTCGTCGTTTTATGTCACGAGCAAGTGGTAGAGTCGGGAGGTCGCGATACGCAAGTCTACAGATTCATGGGTTAACCGTGAGAATAACACCAACAAATATAAACATCATATAAAGgctaaaaatttgaattacaacattttatttttattttaacaccTTGATAATATAGTGATATTGTGGTGACAACAAaaagatgaatttattaaaaattctagaTTAACATAACACCTgaatgtcaaaatatttttgatcaaaGAAAAAgcgtaaattaaaaatttttaatgttcattaataattagctaataacaatatatgtatatacctGTTTTCGAATGAGTGAGAGTGTATGCACGTAGTGGCTTTGCAAGAAGAAAAGCCGGAACACCAGCTTTTACAAGTGCGCCAATTCTTCTGTAGACTCTAGCACTTCCTGTTCCAGTATTATTTGAAACAACAGAGAACCatcctgaaaaatataaaatataaataaattaaatacaatgatACAAGTACAAAGCgtggtaaattttaaaaaatttccggACGTTAAGTAACACTCGtggtaattttcaataaaagaaaaaaaaaaaaagtgagtaTGTGTATTGGACATGTACTCGAGTTGTTATTGCCATAAACGAACCTTGGATTCTTTCGtatcattttatatacatgtatagttGATATTGCGTTTGCAGAGGCTTTTCACTTTTCTGACTGAGTAACACCTCATGTGGGTCAGAAAAGTAGGTGCGTATATTAAAGTGACATCATACACCTGCGCctcaaagttttttaatttaattcttttattttattttttttaatttttctacctTCAACAACTTGAGCATCATACCATAAAATTAcacattcaaaaattaaataaacatagacaacaagaaaaaatatttattggcaaaaatttttatctttttttaagagaggtaagaattttataaatactaagaaaataatatcattctAGCCacagtattttataaaaaaattaaatataaataaaaataactgtgGCTTAAAATAATTCAGTTCAAATAGCATagtataataattgtaaataatatttcaatattataaaccgcaatttagaaaaatcataaaatttatgatattaatttaaataattttttctattttttaaaatcaagattaaataacttacaataaatattagatatatatttttacgtgTGAATatgagataataattttaaactatttgtaatcatattataaaaattttatttatgtttttcattTCAGCTTACTGTATCGAAAgtgtttatatttcatttttttttttttctgtatttttctCGTGATTAATTCGACCTTGATTGTATACTTGTAATTTTACCATGCATATGAATttacattcatttatttataaatacacaatAATCCAAAACCTGTCTGCATTGATCCATAAATTTGATCGATTTTTGAATACAGCCTTGAGTCATTGAccgacaatttaattttttttaaaaaaagtacaattTCTACATCagaaaatacatatttatcttgagttaaaaataaaatttttgctaaatcaatatgataaaaaatttaatcaataattgaaaGCACATATATTGTAACGGAGCTGTCTATAATTTGAAAGAAGCAGTGTTCTACCGATCTATCGAAATTTATGATCAAAGAATTATTCTCTTGTCATGCACCGTTAAAATATCTTTGGCGTAAAATTAAATGCATTGCGCATGTTTGTGATATACACCACAATGTCCATATAAACTTCCGTGATTTCAATTAAGACATTCTAAACCCAGCACACAACAACcaacaaacaataaataaaaaaaaaccaaaaataccaaataaatatatcaaattattcTAGAATAATATTTGCCAGTAACATTAATGGCTTTTTGGATTGCTCATCATGATGAGAAGCaatgaaaaacataaaaaaatcatcggcATAaggttgatattattttatcttgttaATGCAAttgcagaaaataaaaataaaattgtggaGCACGCACAAACCTTATTGGTCAAAGATAATTGCTGATGATAGTGAAAACACGTGGTTGACTGGCCATTAGTTATGGTTAGTTAATTGGTTACCTCTTGTTTCACTTTAtccgaaaaaaaacaaaaaaaaaaaacaaatgttccATCTGGTTGTAAAGATACATTTGATACAACATTTATATAGCCACTTGACAATCATCAATTGGCTGTATGTCgaaacatgatattttttatttcaatttatttaaaaataaatataaataaatgaaaaataaatatttatatataaacggGCAAGTTTTATACATTGTTGCTGTTATATAGTCTCAGTAATCGTGAAGTAGCCGAGACACTTCTTGGCCCTCGACCCGTTACCAACTCTGTAACATCAGTACTATGTACACGGGTGTCCGGGTTCTCAATAAAATCGTGATAAAGCatttataaaagtttatcGTATCCTGTATAAATCTTCTTCATGCACATACATACAGTTTCACATGTATACATACGTCAACAACGAATCAACAATGTCCTGTTATTTTCTcgtcatattaatatttacaatcatTACTAATTAACTGTATATTGAATTTTGCACTTtcactaatttttatattatattatttaaattaaaattttatcaaacacatttatctatatatttatatcaatactttattattatatttattttattttttctttattttggaaaaattaaaatcttctAATTTTTACAAGAtttcatttgatatataaatttattatacatatatataaaaattgctgagaaatttttttaattacatatattaaaaatatataatttgttttttttttttttttttgtaatagaaTATGATTACAATCACTTCCTGCTTCTTcaggaaatataaaattattaaacaaggaaa is part of the Aphidius gifuensis isolate YNYX2018 linkage group LG1, ASM1490517v1, whole genome shotgun sequence genome and harbors:
- the LOC122858111 gene encoding uncharacterized protein LOC122858111, whose protein sequence is MSSSGEFSTLSSGEATGTGDDSLPSSREATGEASGSTNGFVSLGEFLERFSLPRVVRVENGGGRPILLYKQQQRSLRVTATLLMHRYRHDVKVGPEIVIPEGYPGWFSVVSNNTGTGSARVYRRIGALVKAGVPAFLLAKPLRAYTLTHSKTENGNLRAHYTKTTVRAGEVLRLAAVFQDTRRSPVSSSVTSVTTGSSEKKSSRSSERDQYAQCLDSQGHELFAPLSSRGEFYATCQSGSLDTGSDAVLYRVHQLARRDLPLRVRLVAGPLPIPLPRDYTGLMQFEGATRGPIVLGCAVPLIPERPLPGTTVPELLELVATGPGAPRVKRARLGCPSESRLLASPKMQRLLSACRRALDQRATEPRVAPPKPPSTNIQLKELHLKEIKSKPETKPILQSLKDGIEHIKKTTIRDRSHSRNNAPTNPSFLERITRIAHGGRSRNPAKKSASFTFAVRPEIGMRSQERYASLESDANCLVPSGICGSGLLSRQQVQRSVSTSVLEIQQTRADLDPPYSKVRDSLTPLPSTPPLKFEDIYTEICEPTRDHRSSRNRNTQEAKSPPPKIGTNEKDRGYVKLTLNSEISDISNSTEEEEGIYNTVC